The following nucleotide sequence is from Lentimicrobiaceae bacterium.
TTCCTCAATGGGAAATGATGCACGACATTGTTCATTGGCAAAAACAGGACGCAATGTGTTGTCTTTAATAAGTATCTGTGCCGGTGTAAACTGCATAAAAGCAGCCAGACGGGCTTCACTTTGCCGCATAGCCATCTCGGCTCTTTTACGTTCGGTAATATCACGCCCGATAACAATCAGTTCTTTCCTTTTCCCTTCCGGGGTAAAGGTTGGTATCTTAACAATATCAAACATTTTAACAGAGCCATCGGGTTGTGTGATGCTTTCATCGCTACGGGTAGGAACTCCTGACTGCCACGCCCTTTCATCAGTAAGTTCACAAGCAAGAAAAGCTTCTTTAAAAAAAGGGCTGAAATGAGCTTGTTCGCTATCTTTTTTACCTTTATAGTCCACACCTTCAAGTTGAAAAAGCCGCAAATCATAATCATTCGCAACAAGCCATTTGCCTTCTCCATCTTTAAAACAAACAATGTCAGACATGGCATTGATAAGTGTGGCAAGTAAGTTTTCGTTATCGGTAAAGATTTCGTTAGCCAGCTTGTTAATTATAGAAGCTGTGGAAGTTTCCTCTTTGCCTGGCGAAATATTATTTTCAGCATTAACATACACTTTTTCAGCAGGTAAACTATTTTTAAAATAATCTGTTCTCATTTCTCAGGGTGCGTGGATAGTAAATAATTGCTCGCCATAAAAATATGAAAATTATAATTGAATTTTAGAAAAATCTATCGGCATCGAATTGCAGGCTACCTATAGCAGCCATTGGGCATAATTTTTACCTTTGCCGATCCTTCAAAAAAAAACTTTATGTCGTGGATAGTCATTGCAGCGCTTATTGGTTCGGGCTTGGTAGTGGGTTTTATCAATACTCTGGCGGGGGGAGCTACTATCATTTCGCTATCACTATTTATGCTATTGGGGCTACCTGCCAATGTTGCCAACGGTACCAACCGGATAGCTGTTTTTTTTCAAACACTCGTTTCGGTTGGTAGCTTTAAAAAGCAAAAGGTACTGGATACCCGTAAAGGATTAATTTTATCAATTCCAACTGTAATAGGTTCGGTTATAGGCGCCCGAATAGCCATTGAGATGAATGAAAAGATTATTGAAAGGGCTTTTGCCGTAATAATGCTGGTGATGTTATTTTTTGTGCTCTACAAGCCCCAGCTATGGTTGAAAGGCAGTGAAAAAGTGGTTTCCGGAAAAATGAAACCTTGGCAGGTTATATTATTTTTTTTCATTGGTATTTACGGAGGTTTTGTACATGTAGGGGTAGGTTATTTCATTCTTGCCGGTGTAGTGCTTGGGGCTGGTTACGACCTGGTGAAAGCCAATGCGCTGAAAGTTCTGATTGTGTTGGCTTACGTACCTTTTACCCTCGTAATTTTCATGTGGAACGGACAGGTGAATTATACATACGGACTAATTCATGCCATAGGCAACGTTATCGGGGCGTATGTTGCATCAAAAATAGCAGTAAACAAAGGAGCCAATTTCATCAGATGGTTTATGGTTGCCATTATCATCATTTTTTCAGCCCAGTTACTCGGGCTTATTGATTTCAAAAGCTGGATAAGCCACTGTATTTAACCCTGTTGATTTTTATATTTCAACACCTCGTTATTAATATAATCCAACTGAATTCCCGCCTGTTCGAACATTTTTTCCGACTCTTCGCCGGCATGGTAGCGAAATTCGCAAACCACCCGGACTATACCACAATTGATAATGAGCATTGCGCAGGTACGACAGGGTGTCATCCGGCAATAAAGGATAGCACCTTCAAGGGCAACTCCCAATTTTGCTGCCTGGCATATGGCATTTTGCTCGGCATGTACCGTTCGCATACAATGCTGGGTAATGGTATCGTTATCGTGTATTACTTTTTTCATTAAATGCCCCACCTCGTCGCAATGCGGCAAACGGGTAGGAGATCCCACATAGCCGGTAACCAAAATTTGTTTATTACGGGCTATTACACAACCACTGCGTCCCCTGTCGCAGGTTGCTCTTTTGGCTATTGTTTGTGCCACTTCCATAAAATATTCATCCCACGAAGGGCGAATGTATTTTTCGCTCATTGACTTTTTTTTATGAAACAAATATCCGATAAAAATTGATTCACACAAAATAGTCTTAAACCTTGTAAAACGAATCACAGCTTTTGGAAGATAAATTTATAAATGTTTATCCCATTTTTTTCAAACATTAAATTTATATTTGCCGCTTAAAACAGGAAATTATTGTGAATATAGGAAATCGTTTTTTGGAATTTTCTGAGTTACAGGAGTTTATTAGGCATACTTCAAAAGTTGAGTTGGAGGAAGTTGCTTTAAATCATTTAGATACAAATTTTCAATTTTTGCTGGATTTTTCCCGTGATAAGATTATTTACGGGTTAAACACGGGTTTTGGTCCCATGGCAAAAGTTAAAATATCGCAAGCAGACCAGATAAGCCTACAATATAACCTTATCCGTAGCCATGCTTCCGGCTCGGGGGACATACTCCCCTGTTTTTATGTAAAAACGGTGATGCTGGCACGACTTAACAGCTTGATGAGAGGCTATTCGGGCATAAACCGCTCTGTGGTTGAATTGTTACGTGATTTTATAAACTATGAAATTTATCCCGTAATATTTTCGCATGGAGGTGTTGGAGCCAGCGGCGATCTTGTGCAACTTTCGCACCTTGCACTTGCTCTGATAGGGGAAGGGGACGTAATTTTCCGGGATAAAATTGTATCCACACGGAAAGCGATGGACATTTGCGGTTTGAATCCCATAGAAATAAAAAGTCGCGAAGGACTTGCCCTTATCAATGGAACTTCGTGCATGACCGGCATAGGGCTTATCAATACAATGTATGCCAATCACCTTCTCAACTGGATTACTCTTGCTTCGGCTATTCTTAACGAGATAATGGAATCCTATGATGATTATTTCTCAGAAGCTCTCAATGGGGTTAAGTACCACATTGGACAGCAAAAAGTAGCAAAATCTATCAGCAACATATTACATCAAAGTAACTTAATTAAAAACCGTTCGCTGAACAACTTTAAAACGGCTCCCGGCTCGACGGACGATAAGGTACAAGAATACTACTCATTGCGTTGTGTTCCCCAAATTGTGGGTGCTATTTTAGAAACCATAGACCATTGCCAGAATACCTTGGTTAACGAATTTAATTCTGCCAACGACAATCCGATAGTAGATTCCGAACGCAGAGAGGTGTTTCACGGCGGTAATTTCCATGGTGATTACATTTCTTTTGAAATGGATAAATTACGTTTGGCAATTACCAAGCTTTCAATGTTGAGTGAAAGGCAGTTGAATTTTCTACTCAATGATTCGTTAAACCAGAAGCTCCCTCCTTTTGTAAACCTGGGAATACCCGGACTCAATCTGGGAATGCAGGGAGCACAGTTTACTGCTACTTCCACCACCGCCGAAAATCAGGCATTGTCCACTTCTATGTACATTCATAGTATTCCAAATAATCGTGATAACCAGGACATAGTGAGTATGGGTACCAATGCGGCATTGTTTACCAAAAAGGTTATTGAAAACACCTTTGAAATAATGGCAATTGAATACATTACCATTTTGCAGGCTATTGATTACCTGAAAATTGAAAATAAGCTTTCTCCCGTTTCTGCCAAATGGTACCACGAACTTCGCAACTTGGTTCCTGTTTTTTCCGATGACACTTCTAAGTATCAGGAAATAAGAAACATGACTGATTTTTTATCAAATAATTCCCCTGCTGTTATTGCATAAGGTTCGTGCAATGAATAGATGCGCAGGCAAACAGGGCTGCCGTTTCGGTACGTAGCCGACTGTTTCCAAGACTCACAGGTAAAAAACCAGCTTTTTGTGAAGCAAGTACTTCTTTAGATGAAAAATCTCCTTCGGGACCTATTAAAATCACTGCATTACTGCCCCTCCTGTAGCTATGTTGCAATAAAACAGAATTTTCCACAGAGCAATATGCAATAAACCTGTCGGCATCGAATTTTCTCTCAATGAATTCTCTGAAAGAAACTGCTTCGCCAAGCCGGGGATGAAATGCACTGAGCGACTGCTTTACAGCCGAAGTAACTATTCTACTAAGTCGTTCAAAATTAACCGAGTGTCTTTCCGAATGTTCGCAAATCAGCGGGGTAATTTCGTCAATACCCATTTCTGTGGCTTTTTCAAGAAACCATTCGAAGCGTGCAATGTTTTTCGTGGGTGCAATGGCAATATGTAACTTATATGTTCTTGGATTATTCACAACCTCAACATTTTCAACTTTTACCTGGCAATGTCTGGAATGAGCATCAGAAATTATAGAATGAAAAAAACATCCTTTCCCGTTGGTAAGAGTAACCTTTTCGCCAATTTTTAATCTTAGCACCTTGATACAATGGTTAGAGTCATCCTCATTCAGGATATAATTCTCAGCGTTGATATCGGGAGTATAAAAAAGTACCATCTGAAAAAACAGGGTATCTACTCTTAGTAGAAAACCCTGCTTACCAACTATTCTACAATAATTCTTTTCACTACAAGAGACTGAGAGGTTGTACACTTTACGACATAAACACCTTTTGGCATTTCGCTTAGGTTGAAAGTAACACCAGTACCTGAAAAGTTCAGCCGTTTTACCTCCTGACCCTGAATGTTATAAATGTGAACTTCTGCAACATCGGGTTGCTGTATCTGCAGGGTAAATAATCCAGAAGCCGGATTGGGATAGATTACAAATGCATTTTGCGGAACAATTGTGCCAATACCCACTCCGTTTGTAATGCTTACTTCATCCAAAAAGAGATTATTCCCGTAATAGTTAAATGATTCAAAAGCTATTTTCACATTATTACCACCTGACCAGGGAGTTATATCAATCGTATTACAGGCACTTCCATAAGCACCATCACACCAGTCATCAGTACCTAATGGAATAAACTCCTCGGTAGTTAAGGGATGCGTTGCAAAACTTCCGGAATTATCATCACCAGCAGCAAAAATCCTTGTCCAGTTTGTTCCGCAATCTGTAGAAATATAAACAATCAGAGAATCAGTAATAGATTCATATTGTTTGGCATACGCATGTTTAAAATTAAGGTGTACATTGGCTTCGCCTGTAAGGTCTAAAACCGGAGAAATAAGCCTGTCGCGTTTGCCCGGAGGAGAGTGATAGTTAAAGAAATTCATAAAAGCAGATAAATCACCCGGATAAGTATTAACGTTGGCATAACTGCTCCAAGTAATATTATTATCAGGGTTTTCCACAGTCCACGAACGAATGTTCAAACCTTGATCAAAGTTTTCGCTAAAGGGAATAGTGTATCCACCTACATTAATGCACCGAGTTTGTATCTGCGAATTGCTTCCGTTTGCATTGGAAGCGATAAGAGTAACATCATAATTTCCCACCTGATCAAATTGCACCTGGGGATTTTGCGAACCAGAAGAAGTATTATTTACAAATGTTACCGTTGCGGGATCGAATTGCCAGTTCCAAACTGAAGGGCAGAATTTTGTGGTGTCGGTAAAACTTACAACGGCATTGTCGCCTGCACAAAAAGCTGTTTTGTCAGCATAAAAACCAGCTTCAGGTAACAGGGTATCGCTTACATGGATGTAATTCTTCAAGAACAAGGTATCAATACCCTGATCGTTGCTTACAATAAGTTGTACATTGTAAACACCCGGTGTGTTGTAAAAAATTTGCTGCGGGCTCCGGGCAGTTGATACAGATGGAGTCCCCCCATCAAAATTCCATTGCCATGCAAAAGGAACTCCCGATGATAAATCGGTAAAGTTGATACTGCAACCCGGCGGAATTAATGATTGATCAGCTATAAAATCTGCCATGGGTGAAGTGCGGTACATATCCGATTCCCACAATCCTCTGCCATAAGTTCCTGCTTTAATTCTGTCGTTAACGGGATTGGCATCATCGTGGTAAATTTCAAGCTCAGTAATTCTTGCAGCAAGAGGCAAACCGTTAGTAAAATTAACCCATCCGCAGAAGGTACCATCCTTATAATAAACTCCTGCATCTGTTCCGACATATATTCCATTCAGACTGTGCCTGTAAGCAATAATAGTATTGATATTTACTTCCGGCAAAGCTCCTGTAATTTCAACCCAGGTAAGACCTTTGTCTGAAGAACGAAAGAGTTTTGTCTGCTGTGCCATGTACACAATATTTTCATCAAGCAGGTTGGTTTCAATTGCAGTAATGGTATTGGTTGCAGGAAGGCTTTCCGACATATTTAACCAAGCCGGAGAATCGGCATGGCAATTATCGGTACGGAAAAGGTTATTTCCGCTTGCAACATACAAAACGTCAGTATTTGCATACGATTGGCAAAGAATAGTTAAATCTCCGCCAGCCATGCTTTCAGAAATTTTTACAAACTCTACACTCGAAGCCGGTGAAGCTTTAATATTATTGCTACGGTGAACACTTTTGTAGCCAACAAACATCGTGTTTGCATCATTTTTATCAATGATAAAAGGCGTTACCCAGCCACCTGTTTCGTTTACCCCATTTTGTACATCAGTGATATACTCTCCCCCGCCATTGTTAAAATGTCGGTAAATACTTCCATAATATAAAGTTGAATAACGATAATGGGAATCAACGGGATCAACGGCACATTCCATTCCATCGCCTCCATTTATAGCATACCAGTTTCCACCATCGTAAGCGGAAGTTCCGTTATCCTGATATCCATTAATACACAAATTGGTTTTTGTAGCACTTTGTCCTATTTTGTAAGCCTGGCTGATAATCAGTCCACTACTTATTTCAGTCCAGTTAACACCTTCGTTATTAGTCCAGTACACTCCACCATCGCAACCAATGTATAATTTTCCGTCCACTGGAGAATATTCAAAGACGTGATGGTCGGCATGTACAGAAGTAACATCACACCCCCCGTACCAATGGGCTGTAATCTGCCAATCTATACCGCTATTGTATGATTTCCAAATATCAACACCTCCTACGTAAATCAAAGATTCGTCATTGGGGTCGGCGGCAAGAGCAAGGTCGTACCAACCTTGGCCTCCACTTCCGCTTCCATCGCACGACCAGTCCATAATATTCGGACTGGTAGATTGGACGGTAAAATTCAAACCGCTATCGGTTGATTTGTACAATCCTTTGAATCCATCGTCTGCACTGGCTAACAAAACATAAACTACTTCAGGGTTTGCAGGTGTAATTGCAACTGCCGCCCTGCTACCGGCAGGAATGCCATTGTGAATCCATGTCCATGTTTCACCTTCGTCTTCCGAACGGTAAAATTTTCCGCCCACTCCGGCATATA
It contains:
- a CDS encoding aromatic amino acid ammonia-lyase, coding for MGNRFLEFSELQEFIRHTSKVELEEVALNHLDTNFQFLLDFSRDKIIYGLNTGFGPMAKVKISQADQISLQYNLIRSHASGSGDILPCFYVKTVMLARLNSLMRGYSGINRSVVELLRDFINYEIYPVIFSHGGVGASGDLVQLSHLALALIGEGDVIFRDKIVSTRKAMDICGLNPIEIKSREGLALINGTSCMTGIGLINTMYANHLLNWITLASAILNEIMESYDDYFSEALNGVKYHIGQQKVAKSISNILHQSNLIKNRSLNNFKTAPGSTDDKVQEYYSLRCVPQIVGAILETIDHCQNTLVNEFNSANDNPIVDSERREVFHGGNFHGDYISFEMDKLRLAITKLSMLSERQLNFLLNDSLNQKLPPFVNLGIPGLNLGMQGAQFTATSTTAENQALSTSMYIHSIPNNRDNQDIVSMGTNAALFTKKVIENTFEIMAIEYITILQAIDYLKIENKLSPVSAKWYHELRNLVPVFSDDTSKYQEIRNMTDFLSNNSPAVIA
- a CDS encoding cytidine/deoxycytidylate deaminase family protein produces the protein MSEKYIRPSWDEYFMEVAQTIAKRATCDRGRSGCVIARNKQILVTGYVGSPTRLPHCDEVGHLMKKVIHDNDTITQHCMRTVHAEQNAICQAAKLGVALEGAILYCRMTPCRTCAMLIINCGIVRVVCEFRYHAGEESEKMFEQAGIQLDYINNEVLKYKNQQG
- a CDS encoding sulfite exporter TauE/SafE family protein; this encodes MSWIVIAALIGSGLVVGFINTLAGGATIISLSLFMLLGLPANVANGTNRIAVFFQTLVSVGSFKKQKVLDTRKGLILSIPTVIGSVIGARIAIEMNEKIIERAFAVIMLVMLFFVLYKPQLWLKGSEKVVSGKMKPWQVILFFFIGIYGGFVHVGVGYFILAGVVLGAGYDLVKANALKVLIVLAYVPFTLVIFMWNGQVNYTYGLIHAIGNVIGAYVASKIAVNKGANFIRWFMVAIIIIFSAQLLGLIDFKSWISHCI
- a CDS encoding PKD domain-containing protein, translated to MNKFNLLVAFLFASIVGFSQQSNTLPPQDTSNYPYWIEMMQDPSVNFFSVQSAFNKYWENRPVTRSKGWKPFKRWEYMMQNRVSPTGERPANNAVLKAYQKYLGNADGAKSLSGNWVSLGPSQIPLGKGYKGLGRVNAVAFHPNDPQTIYIGAPSGGLWVSTDAGSTWSVLTDHLLTLGVSAIAVDYTNPQTIYIGTGDRDAGDAPGLGVWKSVDGGINWLPYNLGMEDATIGKLLIHPTNHSIIFAAASNGFYKSTDGGFTWTLTSMGNYKDLVIKPGNPSVLYAGVGGKFYRSEDEGETWTWIHNGIPAGSRAAVAITPANPEVVYVLLASADDGFKGLYKSTDSGLNFTVQSTSPNIMDWSCDGSGSGGQGWYDLALAADPNDESLIYVGGVDIWKSYNSGIDWQITAHWYGGCDVTSVHADHHVFEYSPVDGKLYIGCDGGVYWTNNEGVNWTEISSGLIISQAYKIGQSATKTNLCINGYQDNGTSAYDGGNWYAINGGDGMECAVDPVDSHYRYSTLYYGSIYRHFNNGGGEYITDVQNGVNETGGWVTPFIIDKNDANTMFVGYKSVHRSNNIKASPASSVEFVKISESMAGGDLTILCQSYANTDVLYVASGNNLFRTDNCHADSPAWLNMSESLPATNTITAIETNLLDENIVYMAQQTKLFRSSDKGLTWVEITGALPEVNINTIIAYRHSLNGIYVGTDAGVYYKDGTFCGWVNFTNGLPLAARITELEIYHDDANPVNDRIKAGTYGRGLWESDMYRTSPMADFIADQSLIPPGCSINFTDLSSGVPFAWQWNFDGGTPSVSTARSPQQIFYNTPGVYNVQLIVSNDQGIDTLFLKNYIHVSDTLLPEAGFYADKTAFCAGDNAVVSFTDTTKFCPSVWNWQFDPATVTFVNNTSSGSQNPQVQFDQVGNYDVTLIASNANGSNSQIQTRCINVGGYTIPFSENFDQGLNIRSWTVENPDNNITWSSYANVNTYPGDLSAFMNFFNYHSPPGKRDRLISPVLDLTGEANVHLNFKHAYAKQYESITDSLIVYISTDCGTNWTRIFAAGDDNSGSFATHPLTTEEFIPLGTDDWCDGAYGSACNTIDITPWSGGNNVKIAFESFNYYGNNLFLDEVSITNGVGIGTIVPQNAFVIYPNPASGLFTLQIQQPDVAEVHIYNIQGQEVKRLNFSGTGVTFNLSEMPKGVYVVKCTTSQSLVVKRIIVE
- a CDS encoding 16S rRNA (uracil(1498)-N(3))-methyltransferase codes for the protein MVLFYTPDINAENYILNEDDSNHCIKVLRLKIGEKVTLTNGKGCFFHSIISDAHSRHCQVKVENVEVVNNPRTYKLHIAIAPTKNIARFEWFLEKATEMGIDEITPLICEHSERHSVNFERLSRIVTSAVKQSLSAFHPRLGEAVSFREFIERKFDADRFIAYCSVENSVLLQHSYRRGSNAVILIGPEGDFSSKEVLASQKAGFLPVSLGNSRLRTETAALFACASIHCTNLMQ